The following are encoded together in the Adhaeribacter arboris genome:
- a CDS encoding glycoside hydrolase family 130 protein has translation MIFKERLIQLEKAYTQLITRPNEKQELGNGIYDRYQYPVLTAQHAPVFWRYDLNPATNPYLMERFGINAAFNAGAIKLDGKYLLVVRVEGLDRKSFFAVAESPNGTDNFKFWDRPITMPETEDPDINVYDMRVVQHQDGWIYGLFCTERKDPNAKPGDESSAYAQCGIARTHDLVNWERLPDLKTNSPQQRNVVLHPEFYDGKYALYTRPQDSFIEAGTRGGIGFGLTDSMENAVVNEEVIIDEKRYHTVYEVKNGQGPAPIKTNKGWLHLAHGVRNTAAGLRYVLYLFLTDLNDITKVTHKPAGYFIAPEGEERVGDVSNVTFANGWILDDDGTVFIYYASSDTRMHVATSTLDQLLDYVVNTPEDGFRSAASVQQLNALIDRNRAFTAIPDNNFVLNTSAVNK, from the coding sequence ATGATTTTTAAAGAACGATTAATCCAACTAGAAAAAGCCTATACCCAACTAATTACCCGCCCCAACGAAAAACAGGAATTAGGCAATGGTATCTACGACCGCTATCAATACCCGGTATTAACGGCGCAGCACGCCCCGGTTTTCTGGCGCTACGATTTAAATCCGGCAACCAATCCTTACTTAATGGAGCGTTTTGGGATTAATGCCGCCTTTAACGCCGGCGCTATTAAGCTGGATGGGAAGTATTTGCTGGTGGTGCGGGTAGAAGGCCTGGACCGGAAATCGTTTTTTGCCGTTGCCGAAAGCCCCAACGGCACGGATAATTTTAAATTCTGGGACCGCCCCATTACCATGCCCGAAACCGAAGACCCGGATATTAACGTGTACGATATGCGCGTGGTGCAGCACCAGGATGGTTGGATTTACGGCTTATTTTGTACCGAACGCAAAGACCCGAACGCCAAACCCGGCGATGAGTCGTCGGCGTACGCGCAGTGCGGCATTGCCCGCACCCACGATTTAGTTAACTGGGAACGTTTACCCGATTTAAAAACTAATTCGCCGCAGCAACGCAACGTGGTTTTGCATCCTGAATTTTACGACGGAAAATACGCACTGTATACCCGTCCCCAGGATTCTTTTATTGAAGCGGGAACCCGCGGGGGCATTGGTTTTGGTTTGACGGATTCCATGGAAAATGCCGTGGTAAACGAAGAAGTCATTATCGATGAAAAACGGTACCATACCGTTTACGAAGTAAAAAACGGCCAAGGCCCGGCTCCTATTAAAACCAATAAAGGTTGGTTGCATTTGGCGCACGGTGTACGAAACACGGCCGCTGGTTTACGTTACGTACTGTACCTGTTTTTAACCGACCTAAACGATATTACCAAAGTTACGCACAAGCCGGCGGGTTATTTTATCGCGCCCGAAGGCGAAGAACGGGTCGGGGATGTATCCAACGTAACGTTTGCCAACGGCTGGATTCTGGACGACGATGGGACCGTATTTATTTACTACGCTTCTTCCGATACCCGCATGCACGTGGCTACCTCTACCCTGGACCAACTGCTGGATTACGTGGTTAATACCCCGGAAGATGGATTCCGCTCAGCTGCTTCGGTGCAGCAACTTAATGCGCTCATCGACCGCAATCGGGCATTTACAGCCATACCGGATAACAATTTTGTATTAAATACCAGCGCCGTTAATAAATGA